In Sphingobacterium thalpophilum, a genomic segment contains:
- a CDS encoding YwbE family protein — protein sequence MDGRNRADVKPGMLVNIILKKDQRTGNLTEGIVKDLLTSSSYHSRGIKVRLTDGQVGRVAEIIEDDF from the coding sequence ATGGATGGAAGAAATAGAGCAGATGTAAAGCCAGGCATGTTGGTGAATATAATCTTAAAAAAGGACCAACGTACAGGAAATTTAACAGAAGGCATTGTGAAAGACTTGCTGACATCATCCTCATATCATTCGAGGGGAATTAAAGTCAGGTTGACGGATGGCCAAGTAGGAAGAGTGGCTGAAATTATTGAAGATGATTTTTAA
- a CDS encoding DUF1573 domain-containing protein — translation MKNFGKYSVLALSTVLLFSCGNAQKGKEEGTKTATETAAADSLSKAAAQLGKVEFEESAFDFGQVKEGAQVKHTFVLKNSGDAPVIISKVTASCGCTQPEFSKSPILPGGKSEIHVTFNSEGQVGKQQKIITIQSNASNGLTTVQLKGEVLAK, via the coding sequence ATGAAAAACTTTGGCAAATATTCAGTTTTAGCGTTGTCGACAGTACTTTTATTTTCTTGCGGAAATGCACAAAAGGGAAAGGAAGAAGGGACCAAGACAGCGACTGAAACAGCAGCTGCAGATAGCCTTTCTAAGGCAGCAGCACAATTGGGAAAAGTAGAATTTGAAGAGTCTGCATTTGATTTCGGTCAGGTAAAGGAAGGCGCACAGGTAAAACATACCTTTGTGTTGAAAAATTCGGGTGATGCACCTGTTATTATCTCGAAAGTGACTGCTTCATGTGGTTGTACACAGCCTGAGTTTTCGAAAAGTCCTATTTTGCCAGGTGGAAAATCTGAGATCCATGTAACTTTCAATAGTGAAGGACAAGTTGGTAAACAGCAGAAGATCATTACGATTCAATCGAATGCTTCCAATGGCTTAACAACGGTTCAGCTCAAAGGCGAAGTATTAGCAAAATAA
- a CDS encoding DPP IV N-terminal domain-containing protein encodes MNTVSRVLLGASIVFLVHEVGFAQKKLDFAQSWGQKPSLTVRTNQYPGWADGTAYLENDVNDGRLYQVNIKSGHRSIYTVPPKEGTVVYVENNDIFLKSTDGVAKKLTNSPDVAEQNPTLSPDGKYVAFTRKSNLYSVDVTSGKEMQYTNDGTDVIYNGWSSWVYYEEILGRPTKYKAFWWSPDSRKIAFMRFDDTKVPMFPIYSSKGQHGYLEETRYPKAGDPNPEVKVGIVHLDGGNVTWADFNEKDDQYFGQPYWAFDSKNVMVQWMNRDQNNLKFYQVDPNSGSKKEIYDERQASWINLDHDERITYLADNKYYILKSDKTGWAHYYLYKLDGTLVNPITSGEWQVTELKRIDEKNKVIYFTARKENSARFDLYRVDYSGKNLKRLTFGEYSHDVNVSPDGKYFITKYSNVSTPDRFALLDNQGKVVRQLADSKAADFASYTYGKTEYLHLKSDDGLFDLPLTITYPTNFDKSKVYPVVFSIYGGPDAGTVKDTWKGTNNQYWANEGIIQVSADHRASGHFGKQGVAYMHRNLGHWEIIDYSTIVKWLKSQPWVAKNKVLITGHSYGGYMTCLAMTKAADVFDFGIAGAPVTSWDLYDSHYTERWMDTPQDNPEGYKAGSVLTYANNYKGVLRIMHGDMDDNVHLQNTIQLVDKLTDRSVPFELMIYPGSRHGFDRSKSKYDSNERARFYYQYLLEKPLPKEFK; translated from the coding sequence ATGAATACGGTTTCAAGAGTACTCTTAGGTGCGTCTATCGTTTTTTTAGTGCATGAGGTTGGTTTTGCACAAAAGAAATTGGATTTTGCACAGTCCTGGGGGCAAAAGCCATCGTTGACAGTTCGCACGAATCAGTATCCTGGCTGGGCAGACGGGACAGCTTATCTGGAAAATGATGTAAATGATGGTCGTTTATATCAGGTTAACATTAAATCAGGTCACAGAAGCATTTATACAGTTCCTCCTAAAGAAGGGACGGTTGTCTATGTCGAAAACAATGATATCTTCCTGAAAAGTACAGATGGTGTAGCCAAGAAGCTGACCAACTCTCCTGATGTTGCGGAACAGAATCCGACCTTATCGCCGGATGGTAAATATGTTGCCTTTACCCGCAAAAGCAATTTATATAGCGTGGACGTGACTTCGGGAAAGGAAATGCAATATACAAATGATGGTACCGACGTTATTTACAATGGTTGGTCATCTTGGGTATATTACGAGGAAATTCTTGGGCGTCCAACAAAATACAAAGCCTTTTGGTGGTCTCCAGACAGCCGTAAAATCGCCTTCATGCGTTTCGATGATACCAAGGTTCCTATGTTTCCGATTTATTCGTCCAAAGGCCAGCATGGTTACCTGGAGGAGACAAGATACCCCAAAGCTGGAGACCCAAATCCGGAAGTGAAGGTGGGTATCGTTCATCTCGATGGGGGGAACGTTACCTGGGCTGATTTCAACGAAAAAGATGATCAGTATTTTGGGCAGCCTTATTGGGCCTTTGATAGCAAAAATGTGATGGTGCAGTGGATGAACAGGGATCAGAACAATTTGAAGTTTTATCAAGTGGATCCGAATTCTGGTTCGAAAAAAGAAATCTACGACGAGCGTCAGGCTTCATGGATCAATTTGGATCACGATGAGCGTATCACCTATCTTGCGGACAACAAATATTATATCTTAAAATCGGATAAGACGGGCTGGGCGCATTACTACCTCTATAAATTGGATGGAACATTGGTCAATCCAATTACTTCCGGCGAATGGCAGGTAACCGAATTAAAACGGATTGATGAAAAAAATAAGGTGATCTATTTTACCGCACGTAAAGAAAACTCGGCACGTTTTGATTTGTACCGCGTGGATTATTCGGGTAAAAACTTAAAACGTCTGACTTTCGGTGAATACTCACACGATGTCAATGTATCGCCTGATGGCAAGTATTTTATTACCAAATACTCCAATGTGAGTACACCCGATCGGTTTGCTTTGTTGGATAACCAAGGTAAAGTCGTCCGTCAGTTAGCAGATAGTAAAGCGGCTGATTTTGCTTCGTATACGTATGGTAAAACCGAATACCTACATCTTAAATCAGATGATGGTTTGTTCGATCTTCCATTGACAATTACTTATCCGACAAATTTTGATAAATCAAAAGTTTACCCTGTTGTTTTCAGTATCTATGGTGGTCCTGATGCTGGAACGGTAAAAGATACCTGGAAAGGAACGAATAATCAATATTGGGCTAATGAAGGAATTATTCAAGTCTCTGCAGATCACCGGGCATCTGGTCATTTTGGTAAACAAGGTGTTGCTTATATGCACCGCAATCTTGGTCACTGGGAGATTATTGATTATTCAACGATTGTTAAATGGTTAAAATCGCAACCTTGGGTAGCTAAAAACAAAGTGCTTATCACCGGGCATAGCTACGGAGGTTATATGACTTGTTTAGCGATGACGAAGGCCGCAGATGTATTTGATTTTGGTATTGCCGGTGCACCCGTAACCTCATGGGATCTGTACGATAGCCATTATACGGAAAGATGGATGGATACGCCTCAAGACAATCCTGAAGGCTATAAAGCTGGTTCTGTGTTAACCTATGCAAATAACTATAAAGGCGTTTTGCGTATTATGCATGGCGATATGGATGATAATGTTCATTTACAGAATACAATCCAACTTGTTGATAAATTGACAGATCGAAGTGTTCCTTTTGAGTTGATGATCTATCCGGGAAGCCGTCATGGATTTGACCGTTCGAAAAGTAAATATGATTCTAATGAGCGTGCGCGTTTCTACTACCAATACTTATTGGAGAAGCCGCTTCCCAAAGAATTTAAATAG
- a CDS encoding response regulator, whose protein sequence is MDTKNKCTVVYADDALIHHVLMRAMAQSHLLDLVYCASNGRDLIDYLDENEHELPEICILDLHMPVLNGIETAKIIRERFPSIRIFGLTSSSDENERMELRDAGAEEIFSKEQMPLLMKQLAPSI, encoded by the coding sequence ATGGATACCAAAAATAAATGTACGGTTGTCTACGCAGATGATGCGCTGATTCATCATGTGTTGATGCGAGCTATGGCTCAATCTCATTTATTGGATTTGGTTTATTGTGCTTCCAATGGTAGGGATTTAATCGACTACCTCGATGAAAATGAGCACGAACTTCCTGAAATATGTATATTAGATCTGCATATGCCTGTATTAAACGGGATAGAAACGGCAAAAATCATACGGGAGAGGTTTCCCTCTATTCGAATATTTGGGCTGACATCAAGTAGTGATGAAAATGAACGGATGGAATTGCGGGACGCTGGGGCAGAAGAGATCTTTTCGAAAGAACAGATGCCACTATTAATGAAACAACTTGCTCCTAGCATATAG
- the dinB gene encoding DNA polymerase IV, with translation MDPEQVHRKIIHLDMDAFYASVDQRDFPEYRGKAIAVGGSPDGRGVVATASYEARKFGVKSAMSSRKALQLCPHIIFTYPRFDVYRQVSYQIREIFLRYTDLIEPLSLDEAFLDVTIDKQGIGSAIDIAKAIKEAIKEELNLTVSAGVSVNKFVAKIASDMDKPNGLTFIGPSKIVKFMESLPVDKFFGVGKVTAKKMHELGLFTGLDLKKQREEDLVRWFGKTGHFFYRIVRGIDDRPVVPNRSSKSVGIEDTFGEDVEAFEELNTILQRLCKQLWTRIGKKEISGRTLTIKIKYADFVQLTRSITLENSFDSEDKIYATAHSLLSKVELVNKVRLLGVSISNFVEEADFPKEGIQLTLFEHRP, from the coding sequence ATGGATCCCGAACAGGTACATCGTAAGATTATTCATTTGGATATGGATGCATTTTATGCCTCTGTAGATCAGCGTGATTTTCCCGAATATCGGGGAAAAGCGATTGCGGTAGGTGGTTCCCCGGATGGGAGGGGAGTAGTTGCAACGGCCAGTTACGAAGCGCGAAAGTTTGGCGTCAAATCTGCTATGAGCTCCCGAAAGGCTCTTCAGTTGTGCCCCCATATTATCTTTACCTATCCTCGCTTTGATGTTTATCGTCAGGTTTCATACCAAATTCGGGAGATTTTTCTCCGTTATACGGATTTAATCGAGCCACTTTCCCTGGATGAAGCTTTTTTGGATGTGACCATAGACAAACAGGGTATTGGTTCAGCTATTGATATCGCCAAAGCCATTAAAGAGGCTATCAAAGAAGAGTTGAATCTGACCGTCTCTGCTGGTGTTTCCGTCAATAAATTTGTTGCAAAGATTGCTTCGGATATGGACAAGCCCAACGGCTTAACATTTATAGGTCCTTCGAAAATTGTCAAGTTCATGGAGTCATTGCCCGTGGATAAGTTTTTTGGCGTAGGTAAGGTGACTGCAAAAAAAATGCATGAACTGGGGCTTTTTACTGGACTTGATTTAAAAAAACAGCGTGAAGAGGACCTCGTGCGTTGGTTTGGAAAGACTGGGCACTTTTTTTACCGTATCGTACGCGGGATCGACGACCGTCCTGTTGTTCCCAATCGCAGCAGTAAATCGGTCGGCATTGAGGATACGTTTGGCGAGGATGTAGAAGCATTTGAAGAATTAAATACCATTTTGCAACGGCTCTGCAAACAGTTGTGGACACGCATCGGGAAAAAGGAAATCTCTGGAAGAACCTTAACCATAAAAATTAAATATGCCGATTTTGTTCAGTTGACACGGAGTATAACCTTAGAAAATAGTTTTGATTCGGAAGACAAAATTTACGCCACTGCCCATAGTTTGTTGAGCAAGGTTGAGCTGGTGAACAAAGTGAGGTTGTTGGGTGTTTCGATATCAAATTTTGTGGAAGAAGCTGATTTTCCAAAGGAAGGTATACAGCTAACACTTTTCGAGCATCGTCCTTAG
- the yajC gene encoding preprotein translocase subunit YajC has product MNTVLLQAAGGNLMSFLPMVLIIVVFYFFMIRPQMKKQKDHKKYIEELGVNSKVVTTAGIHGRIVEVSDTTFLVDVGSGVKIRFDKSAIALDASKAVNNTEKSAS; this is encoded by the coding sequence ATGAACACAGTATTATTACAAGCAGCGGGAGGCAATTTGATGAGTTTTTTACCAATGGTTTTGATTATCGTGGTATTTTATTTCTTCATGATCAGACCGCAAATGAAGAAGCAAAAAGATCACAAAAAATATATTGAAGAACTTGGTGTGAACTCTAAAGTTGTTACGACAGCTGGTATTCATGGCCGTATTGTAGAAGTATCAGACACGACTTTCTTAGTAGACGTAGGTTCGGGTGTAAAAATCCGTTTTGATAAATCAGCAATTGCTTTAGATGCTTCTAAAGCTGTTAACAACACGGAGAAGAGCGCTTCTTAA
- the rseP gene encoding RIP metalloprotease RseP: protein MGVLIMVGQVILGLSILIVLHELGHFLAARAFGIKVEKFYLFFDAWGVKLFKFNYKGCEYGIGWLPLGGYVKIAGMIDESMDTEQLKGEPQPWEFRSKPAWQRLIVMLGGIIVNIVVGVVVFWMLTFKMGNTDIKMDQLVNGIVPGSIGESIGLKAGDKVISIDGHRIENYSELISSKVLMGGVALTVERNGATTEVKVPADLLNTLSDKKGEKFIEPRVKTTSVAEVSPGSAASKMGFVKGDSIIAVNEVQVPFFDEFKAQIKANINKAVAIKVLRKGTEVSLQGNVPADAMLGIGINRDYSIKSFTTQYSLMEAFPIGAKKAFTVITDNAKGFGKIFKGEVRADKALSGPIGIATLFGTEVDWIRFWSLVGMLSMALAFMNLLPIPALDGGHVLFLLVEMIQGKPLSEKFLEKAQMVGFFILLALMVFIFGNDIFKLFK, encoded by the coding sequence ATGGGTGTTTTAATTATGGTCGGACAAGTGATTTTAGGCTTGTCAATTTTAATTGTTCTACATGAGTTAGGACATTTCTTAGCAGCACGTGCATTTGGTATCAAGGTGGAAAAATTTTATCTGTTCTTTGATGCCTGGGGAGTGAAATTATTTAAATTCAATTATAAAGGATGTGAATATGGTATTGGCTGGTTGCCTTTAGGTGGTTATGTCAAGATTGCGGGTATGATCGACGAATCGATGGATACTGAGCAATTAAAGGGTGAGCCACAACCTTGGGAATTTAGATCAAAACCAGCTTGGCAACGTTTAATCGTTATGCTTGGGGGGATTATTGTCAATATTGTGGTCGGCGTTGTTGTCTTTTGGATGCTGACTTTTAAAATGGGCAATACAGATATCAAAATGGATCAGCTGGTAAACGGTATTGTTCCGGGATCCATTGGTGAATCCATTGGTTTGAAAGCTGGCGATAAAGTGATTTCAATAGACGGGCACCGTATCGAAAATTACTCGGAGTTGATCAGTTCTAAAGTATTGATGGGCGGAGTGGCACTTACAGTTGAGCGCAATGGTGCAACAACAGAAGTAAAAGTTCCAGCCGATTTATTGAACACGCTTTCAGATAAGAAAGGGGAAAAGTTCATCGAGCCACGTGTTAAAACAACAAGTGTTGCTGAAGTATCACCTGGATCGGCAGCAAGTAAAATGGGTTTTGTGAAAGGCGACAGCATTATTGCGGTGAATGAGGTACAGGTTCCTTTCTTCGACGAGTTTAAAGCACAAATAAAAGCGAATATCAATAAAGCTGTAGCGATTAAAGTTTTACGCAAAGGAACTGAAGTTTCATTGCAAGGGAATGTTCCTGCGGATGCCATGCTGGGAATAGGCATTAATCGTGATTATTCCATCAAATCTTTTACAACGCAATATAGCTTGATGGAGGCATTTCCAATCGGCGCTAAAAAAGCATTTACCGTGATTACGGACAACGCCAAAGGATTTGGCAAGATTTTCAAAGGGGAGGTACGTGCCGATAAAGCATTATCTGGTCCTATTGGAATTGCGACCCTGTTCGGCACAGAAGTGGACTGGATCCGTTTTTGGTCCTTAGTAGGGATGTTGTCTATGGCATTGGCATTTATGAACCTATTGCCTATTCCAGCTTTGGATGGCGGTCACGTATTGTTCTTGTTGGTTGAAATGATACAAGGTAAGCCATTGAGCGAAAAATTCCTGGAGAAAGCACAAATGGTCGGTTTCTTTATTTTATTGGCTTTAATGGTCTTTATATTCGGAAACGATATTTTTAAGCTATTTAAATAA
- a CDS encoding BtrH N-terminal domain-containing protein: MKNLRPFDGQHCETTATGTLLAHIGIELSEPMLFGLGEGLSFIYWKMKTMDFPFLGGRIKPDLLTKHICKNLGLNLSVHETSSKVKAWQAVRQLLDGGQPVGLKLDAYHLEYFTKPFHFAGHYVAIYGYDHDNAYLVDTRQQGGSVRTSLASLALARTEKGPMASKNLYYTIAGSGGDLDLKEVLIAAMVNNAKEYLAPPISNISYKGILKTAEELTKWYKTSRAIESEFKMAANLMEKAGTGGAMFRNLYRDFIKESYDLLGIEQIAAVHHEFVQIALLWTSLSELFSQIAETASFDDVQQASEIFRTLATKEKNAMEILLSLR; this comes from the coding sequence ATGAAAAATCTTAGACCATTTGATGGGCAGCATTGTGAAACAACGGCAACAGGTACATTACTTGCCCATATAGGCATTGAACTTTCCGAGCCGATGCTTTTTGGACTGGGGGAAGGGCTCAGTTTTATTTATTGGAAAATGAAAACCATGGATTTTCCATTTTTAGGCGGAAGAATAAAACCTGATCTCCTGACAAAGCATATCTGCAAAAATCTCGGTCTAAACCTCAGCGTTCATGAAACTTCTTCAAAAGTAAAAGCTTGGCAGGCTGTACGACAGCTCTTGGATGGGGGGCAACCGGTAGGCTTAAAACTCGATGCCTATCACCTGGAATATTTTACAAAACCCTTTCATTTTGCGGGTCATTATGTAGCTATTTATGGTTATGACCATGATAATGCCTATTTAGTGGATACGAGGCAGCAGGGTGGAAGCGTACGTACATCTCTAGCGAGTTTGGCGCTAGCCAGGACAGAGAAGGGGCCTATGGCGTCTAAAAATCTGTATTACACGATAGCAGGTAGTGGCGGGGATTTGGACCTGAAAGAGGTGCTGATTGCTGCAATGGTCAATAATGCAAAGGAATATCTTGCACCGCCCATCAGCAACATCTCATATAAAGGAATTTTGAAAACTGCTGAGGAATTGACCAAATGGTACAAGACGAGTCGTGCGATTGAAAGTGAGTTTAAAATGGCTGCAAATTTGATGGAAAAGGCAGGTACTGGGGGCGCTATGTTTCGAAATCTATATCGTGACTTTATTAAGGAAAGTTATGATCTGCTCGGAATAGAGCAGATCGCTGCGGTTCATCATGAGTTTGTGCAGATTGCATTATTGTGGACATCCTTGTCGGAATTGTTTAGTCAAATTGCGGAGACAGCCAGTTTTGATGATGTGCAGCAGGCATCAGAAATTTTCAGAACTCTTGCCACAAAAGAGAAAAATGCAATGGAAATATTGCTGTCTTTAAGATGA
- the coaE gene encoding dephospho-CoA kinase (Dephospho-CoA kinase (CoaE) performs the final step in coenzyme A biosynthesis.): MKIGITGGIGSGKTFICQLFKAMAVPVYNADEEAKKLMNTDLRIKARLIAEFGEETYKGGKLDRAFLAEQIFSDKAKLELVNSIVHPIVIQAAKDWAEQQKSRYSLKEAALLFESGSYKDLDYTILVTAPLPIRVKRVMERDAVTEEQVMERINKQLSDEEKLKLADFVIINDGTTPLLPQVWTLHQKFLK; the protein is encoded by the coding sequence ATGAAGATTGGAATAACAGGCGGAATTGGATCAGGTAAGACATTTATCTGTCAGCTTTTTAAAGCCATGGCTGTACCTGTTTATAATGCTGATGAGGAAGCCAAGAAGCTTATGAATACCGATTTGCGGATCAAAGCACGCTTGATTGCGGAGTTCGGCGAAGAGACCTATAAGGGTGGAAAGCTGGATCGGGCTTTTTTGGCTGAACAGATATTCTCCGACAAGGCGAAGCTCGAACTTGTGAACAGCATTGTACACCCCATCGTTATTCAGGCGGCAAAGGACTGGGCGGAACAGCAAAAGTCACGTTATTCACTCAAAGAGGCTGCTTTGCTTTTTGAAAGTGGGTCCTACAAGGATCTTGATTATACCATACTGGTTACTGCGCCTTTACCCATACGCGTTAAACGTGTCATGGAACGTGATGCTGTTACTGAAGAACAGGTCATGGAGCGAATTAATAAGCAACTATCTGACGAAGAAAAATTAAAATTGGCAGACTTCGTCATCATTAATGATGGAACCACTCCGCTACTACCGCAGGTATGGACTTTGCATCAAAAGTTTCTAAAATAA
- a CDS encoding 1-deoxy-D-xylulose-5-phosphate reductoisomerase has product MSKKGIAILGATGSIGTQALDVIRAFPTKFEAIVLTCGSNATLLVKQALEFKPKAVVVTDYLQYSYVQDALKGHDIAVLLGEAGLVEVVQYEEVDVVLNAIVGSAGLKPTVKAIQSKKDIALANKETLVVAGELIMALVKEYGVRMLPVDSEHSAIFQCLAGEEHNPIEKIYITASGGPFRGKKRADLLAVTKAEALKHPNWSMGAKITIDSASLMNKGLEVIEAKWLFNLSIDQVDVIVHPQSIVHSLVQFQDGSMKAQMGVPDMKLPIQYALTYPARFENSFERFNFMDYPTLSFEKADMETFRNLALAYESLRAGGNRSCVLNAANEVVVDAFLKDQVGFLEMSDIIEQTLGKVEFIATPTLDDYLETDRVARLITKEIIKD; this is encoded by the coding sequence TTGAGTAAAAAAGGAATTGCCATTTTAGGGGCAACGGGAAGTATAGGTACACAAGCCTTGGATGTGATTAGAGCCTTTCCTACTAAATTTGAAGCAATCGTTCTGACCTGTGGTAGCAATGCCACATTGTTGGTTAAACAGGCCTTGGAGTTTAAGCCCAAAGCGGTTGTTGTAACGGATTACCTTCAGTACAGTTATGTGCAGGATGCTTTAAAAGGACATGATATCGCTGTTCTTTTGGGAGAAGCAGGACTGGTTGAAGTGGTGCAGTACGAAGAAGTAGATGTTGTTTTGAATGCGATCGTTGGATCTGCGGGATTAAAACCCACTGTTAAAGCAATTCAATCGAAAAAAGATATTGCGCTGGCCAATAAGGAGACGCTGGTTGTCGCCGGTGAGCTGATTATGGCTTTAGTGAAAGAATATGGTGTACGCATGCTTCCTGTAGATTCGGAGCATTCGGCGATTTTCCAGTGTTTGGCTGGAGAGGAGCATAATCCAATCGAGAAGATATATATCACAGCTTCCGGAGGACCCTTTCGTGGTAAAAAGAGAGCAGATCTTCTCGCAGTGACTAAGGCTGAAGCCTTGAAACATCCCAATTGGTCGATGGGTGCTAAAATTACAATTGACTCGGCGTCCTTGATGAATAAAGGGCTAGAAGTGATTGAAGCAAAATGGCTCTTTAATCTGTCAATAGATCAGGTCGATGTGATTGTACATCCCCAATCTATTGTACATTCGCTGGTCCAGTTTCAGGATGGATCCATGAAGGCCCAAATGGGGGTTCCTGATATGAAATTGCCGATCCAGTATGCACTGACCTATCCGGCACGTTTTGAAAACAGTTTTGAGCGATTTAATTTCATGGACTATCCAACGCTCAGTTTTGAAAAAGCAGACATGGAAACTTTTCGGAATTTGGCACTTGCCTATGAGAGCCTTCGTGCCGGCGGAAATAGAAGCTGTGTATTAAATGCAGCCAATGAAGTTGTTGTGGATGCCTTCCTGAAAGATCAAGTTGGGTTTTTGGAAATGAGTGATATTATTGAACAGACATTAGGTAAAGTAGAATTCATTGCGACACCGACGCTGGATGATTATCTGGAGACGGATCGTGTCGCAAGATTAATAACAAAGGAAATAATCAAAGATTAA
- a CDS encoding exonuclease, with protein sequence MMSTLLADFLVRKPEGYYCRYGDFFIDASNPVMHNVVSHAHGDHASSGHDYVYATQATSLFMTYRYKQNRKDSYQVKLFNSPFKIGAVEITFLPAGHILGSAQILMEYRGVRYLYTGDYKLQTDDTCEPIEVHQADVLITESTFANPEIIHPDPAEEIKKLDGHASNILLGTYVLGKAQRITDLINRYCPDRKVLVHSGILPYHRLYDQHGLKKLDYEPYNRKEMKQGEQNKVYLVPPMTFNSYFRATKVLRAFASGWKRLQAQNDIELYISDHVDWNDILQYIKMVNPKEVWTLHGDGSILKRYFNEKLIVRDVLSA encoded by the coding sequence ATGATGTCTACACTATTGGCTGACTTCTTAGTCAGAAAGCCAGAAGGCTATTACTGCCGTTATGGTGATTTTTTTATTGATGCCAGCAATCCCGTTATGCACAATGTCGTTTCTCATGCCCATGGCGATCATGCCAGTTCAGGACACGACTATGTGTATGCCACACAGGCGACCTCACTGTTTATGACTTATCGGTATAAACAAAATCGCAAAGATTCTTATCAGGTCAAATTGTTTAATAGTCCCTTTAAAATAGGTGCGGTCGAAATCACATTTTTACCAGCAGGTCATATACTGGGTTCAGCACAGATTCTAATGGAATATCGGGGGGTACGTTACTTGTACACCGGCGATTATAAATTACAAACTGATGATACCTGTGAACCGATCGAAGTGCATCAGGCCGATGTCCTCATTACGGAAAGTACCTTTGCAAATCCCGAGATTATCCATCCCGATCCGGCGGAGGAGATAAAAAAACTTGATGGGCATGCCAGTAATATCTTATTAGGTACTTATGTGTTGGGCAAGGCGCAGCGAATTACTGATTTGATCAACAGGTACTGCCCGGATCGAAAAGTGCTTGTGCATAGTGGAATATTGCCCTACCATCGCCTTTATGATCAACACGGGCTGAAGAAGTTAGACTATGAGCCCTACAACAGAAAAGAAATGAAACAGGGCGAACAGAACAAAGTGTACTTGGTACCGCCGATGACCTTCAATAGTTATTTTAGGGCGACCAAAGTATTACGCGCATTTGCCTCAGGCTGGAAACGTTTACAGGCACAGAATGATATCGAGCTGTATATTTCTGATCATGTGGACTGGAATGACATTCTTCAGTACATTAAAATGGTAAATCCCAAAGAAGTTTGGACACTACACGGCGACGGAAGCATTTTAAAACGTTATTTTAACGAAAAATTGATCGTCCGGGATGTGCTTTCTGCATAA
- a CDS encoding beta-carotene 15,15'-monooxygenase, giving the protein MIQFLKESTFAVNEVFNKSWELLKRHYFSVAGLCFLLFVTSGLSNYLATTISDFNVVLSGFMAFFFMVMYFGLNMTLFKYILSLIDGNHDKKLIQCIPSSKELAYFFGAMLSIMVLSIALLMILGAISLPFLYLFENGDNRMELMSNFTMFVVFVAAILTFILIIRVAFYPFFIIDKHAGTLRSLRFSFALTKGNVFKLLLILAVFAFFQLLQMYFNYLEYYIIFIILNLVSSFLVVPLASIVVSVAYRSMMADYHGGEDPKILNNIF; this is encoded by the coding sequence ATGATTCAATTCCTAAAGGAAAGTACTTTTGCTGTTAATGAGGTTTTTAATAAGTCATGGGAGTTGCTGAAAAGACATTATTTTTCAGTGGCAGGGCTTTGTTTTTTACTGTTCGTGACCTCCGGACTCTCTAATTATCTCGCGACCACCATCAGTGATTTCAATGTGGTATTGAGTGGTTTTATGGCATTTTTTTTCATGGTGATGTATTTCGGATTGAATATGACTTTATTTAAGTATATCTTAAGTCTGATTGATGGAAATCATGATAAGAAATTGATCCAATGCATCCCTAGTTCTAAGGAGCTCGCCTATTTTTTTGGCGCAATGTTAAGTATAATGGTGCTCTCCATAGCACTCCTGATGATTTTAGGAGCCATTTCTTTACCATTTCTTTATCTATTTGAAAATGGTGACAATCGGATGGAGTTGATGAGCAACTTTACGATGTTTGTTGTTTTTGTCGCGGCAATATTGACTTTCATCTTGATTATTAGAGTGGCATTTTATCCATTTTTCATTATTGATAAACACGCGGGCACATTGAGGTCATTACGCTTCAGTTTTGCACTGACAAAGGGCAATGTATTCAAACTATTATTGATTTTGGCTGTATTTGCTTTTTTTCAGTTATTGCAGATGTATTTTAATTATTTAGAATATTACATAATTTTTATTATTTTGAACCTCGTGAGTTCTTTCTTGGTGGTACCTTTGGCTAGTATTGTTGTTTCGGTCGCTTACCGATCCATGATGGCGGATTACCATGGGGGAGAGGATCCAAAGATTTTAAATAATATATTTTAA